The following coding sequences lie in one Polynucleobacter sp. HIN7 genomic window:
- a CDS encoding ExbD/TolR family protein — MGRSSRSFSYAEPEINLIAFIDVLLVILIFLMISTTFTKFQEIAITLPTASGVETVDSAREINIAVSSDGRFALNGKIMNRAQLGSALKQMNSSPEQNLRISIDADARAPHQAVMTVLELARDAGLPNIAFSSQAKK, encoded by the coding sequence TTGGGTCGCTCATCCCGCTCGTTCTCTTATGCCGAACCTGAAATTAATCTAATTGCCTTCATTGATGTGCTCTTAGTGATCCTAATCTTTTTGATGATCTCCACTACCTTTACCAAGTTTCAAGAAATTGCGATTACCCTGCCAACAGCCTCAGGTGTCGAGACTGTCGATTCAGCACGTGAGATCAATATTGCGGTGAGTAGCGATGGTCGCTTTGCTCTCAATGGCAAGATCATGAATCGCGCCCAACTGGGGAGTGCTCTTAAACAAATGAATTCTTCTCCTGAGCAAAACCTACGCATTAGTATCGATGCGGATGCCCGCGCCCCACATCAAGCGGTCATGACGGTATTGGAACTGGCGCGTGACGCCGGTCTTCCCAATATCGCTTTTAGTAGTCAAGCGAAGAAATAA
- a CDS encoding MotA/TolQ/ExbB proton channel family protein, with amino-acid sequence MKIPFMYSILIAAGWPIWPLLAISILGLAILLERCWYLRKTHIVRKQSIEEAFAATPTLANDPDFINHLTSSSPIGGLLAGVLREHALGHSAEVAIEELQILAQNLWTKLDRYLGALATIATVAPLLGLFGTVVGMIEIFGSQGGTIGSAVNAASVGATNPQQLAHGISIALYNTAFGLLIAIPALAGWRILRAVADQRQRECEECTRQLFKKLYPQSASSSS; translated from the coding sequence ATGAAAATACCGTTCATGTATTCCATCTTAATCGCTGCTGGCTGGCCGATCTGGCCACTTCTTGCTATATCCATTCTCGGCCTTGCCATTTTGCTTGAACGCTGCTGGTATTTGCGCAAAACCCACATTGTTCGCAAACAGTCGATTGAAGAGGCCTTTGCTGCCACACCGACCCTTGCCAATGATCCCGACTTCATCAATCACCTCACGAGTTCCTCCCCGATTGGCGGACTATTGGCTGGTGTCTTACGTGAGCATGCCCTGGGGCACTCGGCCGAGGTTGCCATCGAAGAGCTGCAAATCCTCGCCCAAAACCTATGGACCAAATTGGATCGCTACTTAGGGGCACTCGCCACGATTGCTACTGTAGCGCCCCTTCTCGGTCTTTTTGGCACTGTGGTTGGCATGATTGAGATCTTTGGTAGTCAAGGTGGCACGATTGGTAGTGCGGTCAATGCTGCCAGCGTTGGGGCGACTAACCCTCAGCAATTAGCACACGGCATCTCAATTGCGCTCTACAACACCGCATTTGGCCTCTTAATCGCAATCCCAGCATTGGCTGGATGGCGGATCTTGCGAGCAGTGGCCGATCAACGCCAGCGTGAATGTGAGGAATGCACTCGGCAGTTGTTTAAGAAGTTGTATCCACAATCCGCTTCGTCATCTTCATGA
- the xseA gene encoding exodeoxyribonuclease VII large subunit has translation MTEKSSPILSVGDLNRAIAESLTEQFEFVMVSGEVSNFKAYDSGHWYFSLKDEEGQIRCVMFRGKNLQVGFMPQSGDQVEVSASVSMYVPRGDVQLTIHALRKAGRGGLYEAFLKLKDKLAKAGLFDEERKRVIPSHPKAIAIVTSTQAAALKDVLTTLARRAPHIPIYIYPTLVQGADAPVGIVNAIQKANDDGLAEVILLVRGGGSIEDLWAFNDEQLAHAIASSDIPIISGVGHETDFTIADFVADLRAPTPTGAAELATPKREQLLQELKSYQDTITQRLEQRLEREAQTLDQISLRLKHALPNPERMREQIEQWRQRLSQGVRMYLESLKRNQAHWLTQLETLNPQRTLERGYAVILDQNQKAARQPSDIREDERYQLWLAEGKIQVAFKK, from the coding sequence ATGACGGAAAAATCAAGCCCGATCCTGAGCGTTGGCGATCTAAACCGCGCCATTGCTGAGTCTTTGACCGAACAATTTGAGTTTGTCATGGTTAGCGGGGAGGTATCGAACTTCAAAGCCTATGACAGCGGTCATTGGTATTTCTCACTCAAGGATGAAGAAGGTCAAATTCGATGTGTGATGTTTCGGGGAAAAAATCTGCAAGTTGGGTTTATGCCCCAATCTGGGGATCAAGTGGAGGTGAGCGCCTCGGTCAGTATGTATGTGCCCCGCGGTGATGTGCAGTTAACGATTCATGCTTTGCGTAAAGCTGGCCGTGGAGGTCTCTATGAAGCATTCCTGAAACTTAAAGATAAGTTAGCGAAGGCGGGTTTATTTGATGAGGAACGCAAGCGCGTAATTCCATCTCATCCAAAGGCAATTGCGATTGTGACCTCAACGCAGGCTGCGGCGCTCAAAGATGTGCTCACCACCTTAGCGCGTCGTGCGCCGCACATTCCCATCTACATTTATCCAACCTTGGTTCAGGGTGCGGATGCTCCTGTTGGGATCGTCAACGCCATTCAAAAGGCTAATGATGATGGCTTGGCTGAGGTGATTCTTCTGGTGCGTGGCGGTGGCAGCATTGAGGATTTATGGGCGTTTAATGACGAGCAGTTGGCACACGCTATTGCCAGTTCGGATATACCAATCATCAGCGGGGTGGGGCACGAAACCGATTTCACGATTGCCGATTTTGTGGCGGACCTACGAGCCCCGACACCAACCGGTGCTGCTGAATTAGCCACCCCAAAACGAGAGCAACTCTTACAAGAACTGAAGAGCTATCAAGACACGATCACTCAGCGTCTGGAGCAACGCCTCGAGCGCGAAGCTCAAACACTCGATCAAATCAGCCTAAGACTCAAGCACGCTTTACCAAACCCGGAGCGCATGCGCGAGCAAATTGAGCAATGGCGGCAACGTTTGTCTCAAGGTGTACGCATGTATCTAGAGAGCCTGAAACGCAATCAGGCACATTGGCTTACTCAGCTTGAAACCCTCAATCCGCAACGCACGCTCGAGCGGGGTTACGCAGTGATTTTGGATCAAAACCAAAAAGCTGCACGTCAACCCAGTGATATTCGAGAGGATGAGCGGTATCAGCTTTGGCTTGCAGAAGGCAAGATACAAGTTGCCTTTAAAAAATAG
- a CDS encoding helix-turn-helix domain-containing protein has protein sequence MNMLELENAWQQLSKTVALSPIHNRKDYERMVLLADHLSDAIGCSKKHSLLNLFEIVCELIRSYEREHFPIDQAKPQEILKFLMDQHGLRQSDLPEIGNQSVISQILSGARKLNLRQVKAISKRFGISPNVLIEQPIKKSTISIRVASKQKLKV, from the coding sequence ATGAACATGCTCGAATTAGAAAATGCTTGGCAACAACTTAGCAAAACTGTTGCCCTTTCTCCCATTCATAACCGAAAAGACTATGAGCGTATGGTATTGCTCGCCGACCATCTATCGGATGCGATTGGCTGCTCAAAAAAGCATTCCCTACTAAACCTTTTTGAGATCGTATGTGAATTGATTCGCTCGTATGAAAGAGAACATTTCCCAATCGATCAAGCTAAACCTCAAGAAATTCTTAAGTTTTTGATGGATCAACACGGGCTTCGACAGTCGGATCTACCTGAAATTGGTAACCAAAGCGTTATATCCCAGATTCTATCTGGAGCGAGAAAACTAAACCTTCGTCAAGTTAAAGCGATTTCGAAGCGCTTCGGTATTTCGCCTAATGTTTTGATTGAGCAGCCCATCAAAAAATCTACGATATCGATAAGAGTGGCGAGCAAACAAAAGTTGAAGGTTTAA
- a CDS encoding type II toxin-antitoxin system HigB family toxin, translating to MRVISNKRIIEFSANHPDALKPLQSWRRIIESQSFDNYSQLKTIFGSMDKVEDLIVFDICGNRYRLITFISFLKQICYIKQILTHAIYDKGRWKK from the coding sequence ATGCGCGTCATTTCCAATAAACGAATCATTGAGTTTTCAGCAAACCACCCAGATGCCCTTAAACCCTTACAAAGTTGGAGAAGAATTATTGAATCCCAGTCATTCGACAATTACTCTCAACTAAAGACTATTTTTGGCTCAATGGATAAAGTTGAAGATTTAATTGTTTTTGATATTTGCGGAAATCGCTATCGATTAATTACTTTTATAAGTTTTCTAAAACAAATTTGTTACATTAAGCAGATTCTTACCCATGCCATTTACGATAAGGGACGGTGGAAGAAATGA
- the murB gene encoding UDP-N-acetylmuramate dehydrogenase: MNFDCKPLANYSLEDRNTLGFDVVAEWALPITQAEQIPPAIRWAKNAGLSHRVLGGGSNVVLPAQLPGLTLLMDIDFIEVLENRDSNTRLRVGAGVNWHALVGWTLDQNYRGLENLALIPGTVGAAPIQNIGAYGVEVKEYIDLVEAYDCQTNQWVSLSKKDCRFAYRHSVFKDEPNRFVITAVIFDLPKEWQPRVSYSDLTNYFTNRAIETIAAQEIFDAVCAIRAQKLPDPKVIGNVGSFFQNPVISNQQLQFLKEQFPQIVSYPESATHSKLAAGWLIDQCGFKGMQLGNVGVHNKQALVLTHRGGGNAGELLGLAEQIQKKVKETFGVDLIPEPIFFN; this comes from the coding sequence ATGAACTTTGATTGCAAGCCACTCGCCAATTACTCCTTGGAGGATCGTAATACCTTAGGCTTTGATGTGGTGGCCGAGTGGGCGTTGCCCATTACCCAAGCTGAGCAAATCCCCCCTGCGATTCGCTGGGCCAAAAATGCCGGGTTGTCCCATCGCGTTCTTGGGGGGGGTAGCAACGTTGTGCTACCCGCCCAATTACCAGGACTGACCCTTCTAATGGACATCGACTTCATCGAGGTTCTAGAGAATCGTGATTCAAATACACGATTGCGGGTAGGAGCCGGGGTGAACTGGCATGCCCTCGTAGGCTGGACCTTGGATCAAAACTATCGCGGCCTTGAAAACCTTGCCTTGATTCCAGGTACGGTTGGAGCGGCTCCCATCCAAAATATCGGCGCCTATGGAGTTGAAGTCAAAGAGTACATCGATTTGGTAGAGGCCTATGATTGCCAAACCAATCAGTGGGTCAGCCTATCCAAGAAAGATTGCCGCTTTGCCTATCGGCACAGTGTGTTTAAAGATGAACCGAATCGCTTTGTGATCACAGCGGTAATTTTTGATCTTCCCAAAGAATGGCAACCACGCGTATCGTATTCCGATCTGACAAACTATTTCACCAATCGCGCAATCGAGACCATTGCTGCCCAAGAAATCTTTGATGCGGTGTGTGCCATCCGCGCTCAAAAATTACCGGACCCTAAGGTGATTGGTAATGTGGGTAGTTTTTTTCAAAATCCTGTGATTTCCAACCAGCAATTGCAATTCCTTAAAGAACAATTTCCACAGATTGTGAGTTATCCAGAATCGGCTACGCATAGCAAGTTAGCAGCCGGTTGGCTCATCGATCAATGCGGCTTCAAAGGGATGCAACTGGGTAATGTGGGGGTTCACAACAAACAGGCCCTGGTTCTTACCCATCGGGGTGGCGGGAATGCAGGGGAACTGCTTGGTCTTGCGGAGCAGATTCAGAAAAAGGTGAAAGAGACCTTCGGAGTCGACCTGATTCCTGAACCAATCTTTTTTAATTAA
- a CDS encoding YajQ family cyclic di-GMP-binding protein, with protein sequence MPSFDTVCEPNVVELKNAVEQANKEIANRFDFKGSDARVEQKDNELILFADDDFKLGQVRDVLFSKMAKRNVDVRFLKDDKTETMSGDKRKQTMKLLKGIEQELAKKIVRIIKDSKIKVQASIQGDAVRVTGAKRDDLQTAMALLRKDASEAPLAFNNFRD encoded by the coding sequence ATGCCGTCATTTGATACTGTGTGCGAACCCAATGTCGTGGAGCTCAAAAATGCCGTGGAGCAAGCCAATAAAGAAATTGCGAACCGCTTTGACTTTAAAGGTTCAGACGCGCGCGTCGAGCAAAAAGATAACGAACTCATTTTGTTTGCCGACGATGACTTCAAGTTAGGACAAGTGCGCGATGTACTCTTTAGCAAAATGGCTAAACGCAATGTGGACGTACGGTTTTTAAAAGACGATAAGACCGAAACGATGTCGGGCGATAAGCGAAAGCAAACCATGAAACTCTTAAAAGGCATCGAGCAAGAACTTGCCAAAAAGATCGTACGCATCATTAAAGACAGCAAGATTAAAGTGCAAGCGAGTATTCAAGGTGATGCGGTGCGCGTCACTGGTGCCAAGCGCGATGATTTGCAGACTGCGATGGCGTTACTGCGAAAAGACGCGAGCGAAGCTCCTCTGGCATTTAATAATTTCAGAGATTAG
- a CDS encoding BrnT family toxin → MIDLSSIVGFEWDQGNAYKSEQKHQVTQGDAEEVFFNQPVCFFEDGKHSFEELRWIALGVTNQGVALSIVFTLRKKNSLIRVISARPMSKKERSLYEKAD, encoded by the coding sequence ATGATTGATTTATCTTCGATTGTTGGCTTTGAGTGGGACCAAGGCAATGCTTATAAAAGCGAACAAAAACATCAAGTGACGCAGGGCGATGCGGAGGAAGTTTTTTTTAATCAACCGGTATGTTTTTTTGAAGACGGTAAGCACAGTTTCGAGGAGCTGAGATGGATTGCTCTTGGGGTTACAAATCAAGGAGTTGCTTTGTCAATTGTTTTTACTTTACGGAAAAAGAATTCACTAATCAGGGTTATTTCAGCTCGTCCGATGAGTAAGAAGGAAAGGTCATTATATGAAAAAGCAGATTAA
- a CDS encoding BrnA antitoxin family protein, whose translation MKKQIKKPIPKFKTEAQERQFWETHDLTDYFDLSKPVRVSMPNLKPTTASISIRLSQNVLEKIKAQANKMDVPYQSLMKVWLNEKLDESFRQT comes from the coding sequence ATGAAAAAGCAGATTAAAAAACCGATACCAAAATTTAAGACTGAGGCGCAAGAACGTCAATTTTGGGAGACGCATGACTTAACAGATTACTTTGATTTATCAAAGCCAGTTAGGGTGTCTATGCCTAATTTGAAGCCTACTACTGCTTCAATTTCAATTCGACTCTCTCAAAATGTGCTTGAAAAAATAAAAGCGCAAGCGAATAAGATGGATGTGCCATATCAATCATTAATGAAAGTTTGGTTGAATGAAAAATTGGATGAATCTTTTCGTCAGACTTAA
- the xerD gene encoding site-specific tyrosine recombinase XerD has protein sequence MGSNQSAIDQFCDACWLEDGLSKNTLSAYRRDLTLFATWLGEQKNASDLYHVHEADLTAYMAAKRSDKATTANRRLTVFKRFYRHALRLGYVKEDPCAKLRAAKQAQRFPKILSEDQVIALLNAPNIEEPLGLRDRTMLELMYASGLRVSEIVSLKTVSLGLNEGVVRVVNGKGGKERIVPFGGEAGQWLRQYLQEARPILLEGKNCQEVFVGRRTGTGLTRQAFWFIIKRYASLAGIKVALSPHTLRHAFATHLLNHGADLRVVQLLLGHADISTTQIYTHVARERLKSLHATHHPRGS, from the coding sequence ATGGGTTCAAACCAATCGGCGATCGATCAATTTTGTGATGCCTGTTGGCTCGAAGACGGCCTTTCAAAAAATACGCTTAGTGCCTATCGGCGAGATCTCACTTTATTTGCCACTTGGTTAGGTGAGCAAAAAAATGCCAGTGATCTATATCACGTACACGAAGCGGATTTAACGGCCTATATGGCAGCAAAGCGAAGCGATAAAGCCACCACAGCCAATCGGCGCCTAACCGTCTTTAAGCGCTTTTATCGCCATGCACTGCGTCTTGGCTATGTCAAAGAAGATCCGTGTGCGAAATTACGAGCAGCTAAGCAAGCACAGCGTTTCCCCAAGATCTTGAGTGAAGACCAGGTCATTGCGCTACTGAATGCCCCCAATATTGAAGAGCCCCTGGGATTGCGCGATCGCACTATGCTCGAGCTGATGTACGCGAGCGGCTTACGAGTCTCAGAAATTGTGTCACTCAAAACTGTATCGTTGGGACTCAATGAAGGGGTCGTGCGGGTGGTCAACGGTAAAGGTGGCAAAGAGCGTATCGTCCCTTTTGGTGGTGAAGCAGGGCAGTGGTTGCGTCAATACCTTCAAGAAGCCCGACCCATTCTTTTGGAAGGAAAAAACTGCCAAGAGGTTTTTGTGGGGCGCCGAACAGGCACTGGATTAACCCGTCAAGCCTTCTGGTTCATCATTAAACGATACGCGAGTCTTGCGGGTATCAAAGTGGCTCTCTCACCGCATACCCTGCGCCATGCTTTTGCAACACATCTTCTAAATCATGGTGCAGATTTGCGCGTGGTGCAACTCTTGTTGGGGCACGCAGATATCTCCACCACCCAAATTTATACCCATGTGGCCCGTGAGCGTCTCAAATCCTTACACGCCACCCACCATCCGCGTGGCTCTTAA
- the plsY gene encoding glycerol-3-phosphate 1-O-acyltransferase PlsY: MDELIKYCWLIPVAYLLGSISFAVVVSRAMGLPDPYTHGSKNPGATNVLRTGNKVAAALTLIGDAAKGWLAVTLARAVLGDPSQTSVNILLGLVAIAVFIGHLYPIFHRFKGGKGVATAAGILFAINWVLGLATLGTWLIVAVFMRYSSLAALCAAVFAPIYFTFLFGVQPMGLAILMMSALLIYRHRSNIRNLLNGTETRLTKK; this comes from the coding sequence ATGGACGAGTTGATAAAGTATTGTTGGTTGATCCCGGTAGCGTATTTGCTGGGATCGATCTCGTTTGCAGTGGTTGTCAGTCGTGCGATGGGTTTGCCGGACCCCTATACCCATGGTTCTAAAAATCCAGGCGCCACTAATGTCTTACGAACTGGCAATAAAGTAGCCGCTGCGCTCACCTTGATTGGGGACGCGGCCAAAGGGTGGTTGGCAGTCACTCTCGCGCGAGCAGTCTTAGGCGACCCCAGTCAAACAAGCGTCAATATTCTCCTAGGACTAGTGGCGATTGCCGTCTTTATCGGACACCTCTATCCGATCTTTCATCGCTTTAAAGGGGGTAAGGGTGTGGCTACAGCCGCAGGGATCTTATTTGCGATTAATTGGGTCTTGGGCTTGGCCACCTTAGGAACCTGGCTCATTGTGGCAGTCTTTATGCGCTATTCGTCGCTAGCAGCCCTGTGTGCCGCAGTCTTTGCACCGATTTATTTCACCTTTTTATTTGGTGTGCAGCCCATGGGATTAGCTATTTTGATGATGAGTGCACTTCTCATTTATCGGCATCGCAGTAATATCCGCAATCTTCTCAATGGCACGGAGACGCGCCTCACTAAAAAATAG
- a CDS encoding MAPEG family protein — protein sequence MSIAIICVILAGFLPIIAAGIAKFGPTENSASDPYDNNQPREWLAKQTGLRARANAAQANTFESLPFFYAGIAIAMILQAPQARIDVLAITYLLARVAYIACYVMDWANLRTFVWLIGFACTVALFFQI from the coding sequence ATGAGCATTGCAATTATCTGTGTCATACTCGCTGGATTTTTACCGATCATTGCAGCGGGCATTGCGAAGTTTGGTCCCACTGAGAACTCTGCAAGCGATCCCTATGACAACAATCAACCGCGCGAGTGGCTTGCCAAGCAAACGGGATTACGCGCACGTGCGAATGCAGCGCAAGCCAATACCTTTGAGTCCTTACCCTTTTTCTATGCTGGGATTGCAATCGCCATGATCTTGCAAGCACCCCAAGCGCGCATCGATGTGTTGGCGATTACTTACCTTTTAGCTCGCGTGGCCTATATTGCGTGCTATGTGATGGACTGGGCGAACCTGCGCACCTTCGTGTGGCTCATTGGATTTGCGTGTACAGTAGCTTTATTCTTCCAAATTTAG
- the folE gene encoding GTP cyclohydrolase I, which produces MPRAIKQTPSKASTTSVTRKSRKSEEGVPLSQVIRKRIQAKKARFHANDNIAQFIEPGEIDGLIDEVAGKLQAVLESLVIDTESDHNTRGTAYRVAKMYVNEVFTGRYTPQPNLTKFPNITRLNELMIIGPIAVKSACSHHLCPIMGRVWIGVLPDKQTALIGLSKYARITEWVMCRPQIQEEAVVELANILEEKMKPTGLALVMEADHFCMQWRGVKDLNSKMVNSVMRGSFLKDANLRREFLALMDKQQGKQ; this is translated from the coding sequence ATGCCTCGCGCAATAAAACAAACCCCATCCAAAGCGAGCACTACATCAGTGACTCGTAAAAGTCGCAAAAGTGAAGAGGGCGTGCCACTCTCGCAAGTCATCCGTAAACGTATTCAAGCAAAGAAAGCCCGCTTTCATGCGAATGACAATATTGCGCAGTTCATTGAACCCGGTGAGATCGACGGCTTGATTGATGAAGTGGCGGGTAAGCTCCAAGCAGTCCTTGAGAGTTTAGTAATTGATACCGAGAGTGATCACAACACGCGTGGTACCGCCTATCGCGTCGCGAAGATGTATGTCAACGAAGTGTTCACAGGGCGCTATACCCCACAACCTAATCTCACCAAGTTTCCGAACATTACGCGTCTTAATGAACTCATGATCATCGGACCAATTGCGGTGAAGAGCGCGTGCTCGCACCATCTGTGTCCGATCATGGGGCGCGTGTGGATTGGGGTGTTGCCTGATAAGCAAACGGCATTGATTGGTTTATCTAAGTACGCCCGCATCACCGAATGGGTCATGTGTCGGCCACAGATTCAGGAGGAGGCCGTGGTGGAACTTGCCAACATCCTCGAAGAGAAGATGAAGCCCACTGGATTGGCACTTGTCATGGAAGCCGATCACTTTTGCATGCAGTGGCGCGGCGTGAAGGATCTTAATTCCAAGATGGTGAATAGCGTGATGCGCGGTTCATTTCTAAAGGATGCGAATTTGCGGCGTGAGTTCTTAGCGCTCATGGATAAGCAGCAAGGCAAGCAGTAG
- a CDS encoding high-potential iron-sulfur protein: MKNTRRQFLIMSAAGAATLSLNNLAQAQAMVAETDPQAQALGYKADTTKVDTKKYPKHANTQRCDNCALYQPKGAAAGGCSLFAGKQVAAAGWCSAWAKKA, encoded by the coding sequence ATGAAAAACACACGTCGTCAATTTTTGATCATGTCTGCTGCCGGTGCAGCCACTTTGTCACTCAATAACCTGGCTCAAGCACAAGCCATGGTTGCTGAGACCGATCCACAAGCACAAGCCTTGGGTTACAAAGCCGATACCACTAAGGTCGATACCAAGAAGTATCCAAAGCACGCTAATACGCAGCGTTGCGATAACTGCGCTCTGTATCAACCAAAAGGTGCTGCTGCTGGTGGTTGTAGCCTTTTTGCTGGTAAGCAAGTGGCTGCTGCCGGTTGGTGTTCTGCTTGGGCAAAGAAGGCTTAA
- a CDS encoding rubrerythrin family protein, whose product MAKSVKGTKTEQSLKEAFAGESQANRRYLYFANQADIAGANDVAAVFRSTAEGETGHAHGHMEYLINGGAGEPGTGMPAKTVAEALQAAIAGETHEYTDMYPGMAKTAREEGFDEIADWFETLAKAERSHANKFTKTLEAHLANS is encoded by the coding sequence ATGGCTAAGTCGGTAAAAGGTACCAAGACTGAACAGTCGTTGAAAGAAGCATTTGCTGGTGAGTCCCAAGCCAACCGTCGTTATTTGTACTTCGCAAACCAAGCTGACATTGCTGGTGCAAACGACGTAGCAGCTGTTTTCCGCTCTACCGCCGAAGGCGAGACCGGGCACGCTCACGGTCATATGGAGTATTTGATCAATGGTGGCGCTGGCGAGCCAGGCACTGGCATGCCTGCTAAGACCGTTGCCGAGGCTCTCCAAGCAGCGATTGCTGGTGAAACCCATGAGTACACCGATATGTACCCAGGTATGGCCAAAACCGCTCGTGAAGAAGGTTTTGACGAGATTGCTGACTGGTTTGAGACTTTGGCTAAGGCTGAGCGCAGCCACGCTAACAAGTTCACCAAGACCTTAGAAGCACACTTGGCAAATTCCTAA
- the pyrR gene encoding bifunctional pyr operon transcriptional regulator/uracil phosphoribosyltransferase PyrR produces the protein MDAELLYKKLLNHLREKLQSEPTLQIAGLAIGGAWVAKRLANDLSLAQYGVINVAFHRDDYAEKGLAAIRSADTMATHLPFEVTGAQIVLIDDVLFTGRTVRAALNELFDFGRPAAVELMVLADRGRRELPIAADFVGEHIQLPDTQILALEKVTKGNHELFRFVLEERA, from the coding sequence ATGGATGCTGAGCTTCTCTATAAAAAGTTACTAAATCATCTGCGGGAGAAGCTCCAAAGTGAACCAACCCTTCAGATCGCCGGACTTGCCATTGGCGGTGCCTGGGTTGCTAAGCGCCTCGCCAACGATTTAAGCTTGGCACAATACGGTGTGATTAATGTGGCGTTTCATCGCGACGATTATGCAGAAAAAGGGTTGGCAGCGATTCGATCGGCCGACACCATGGCAACGCATCTACCCTTTGAAGTGACTGGCGCTCAAATCGTACTGATTGATGACGTGCTCTTCACTGGAAGAACCGTGCGCGCTGCGCTCAATGAACTCTTTGATTTTGGCAGGCCCGCCGCAGTGGAGCTGATGGTACTTGCCGATCGGGGTCGACGGGAGTTGCCGATCGCTGCTGATTTTGTTGGTGAGCATATCCAGCTACCAGATACTCAAATCCTGGCTTTGGAAAAAGTAACCAAAGGCAATCACGAACTGTTTCGCTTCGTTCTCGAGGAGCGCGCATGA
- a CDS encoding aspartate carbamoyltransferase catalytic subunit, with protein sequence MTMQTNSAGELTHLLTLEGMPKEQIVHILDTAQQFVSVTDPAREVKKVPLLRGKSVFNLFFENSTRTRTTFEIAAKRLSADVINLDISTSSTAKGESLMDTIDNLIAMQADIFVVRHSVSRAPIEIANHVPPYVHVINAGDGSHQHPTQGLLDMYTMRHFKKDFTKLKVAIVGDIVHSRVAKSNIHALTALGCTDIRAIGPESLLPNDLDLLGVKVFHSMEEGLRGVDVVMTLRIQKERMEAGKVPEGAAFFNQFGLTPARLALAKPDAIVMHPGPMNRGVEIDSAVADGAQSVILKQVTFGIAVRMAVMSIVAGN encoded by the coding sequence ATGACCATGCAAACGAATTCCGCAGGCGAGCTCACCCATTTACTCACGCTCGAAGGTATGCCCAAAGAGCAGATTGTGCATATTTTGGATACCGCGCAGCAGTTTGTGAGCGTGACCGACCCTGCCCGTGAAGTGAAAAAAGTGCCGCTGCTGCGTGGCAAGAGCGTCTTTAATCTGTTTTTTGAGAACTCCACGCGTACCCGCACGACCTTCGAGATTGCCGCCAAGCGCCTCTCGGCGGATGTGATTAACCTCGATATCTCGACCTCATCAACTGCCAAGGGCGAGAGTCTCATGGATACGATCGACAATCTGATTGCGATGCAGGCCGATATTTTTGTGGTGCGTCACAGTGTCTCGCGCGCTCCGATTGAGATTGCGAATCACGTACCACCCTATGTCCATGTGATTAACGCCGGTGATGGGAGCCATCAGCATCCCACGCAAGGCTTACTCGATATGTACACCATGCGCCACTTTAAGAAGGACTTCACCAAACTTAAGGTAGCGATTGTGGGGGACATTGTGCATAGCCGCGTCGCGAAATCGAATATTCATGCGCTCACTGCTTTGGGTTGCACTGACATTCGCGCCATTGGTCCTGAGAGTTTGCTCCCCAATGATTTGGATTTGCTGGGCGTGAAAGTATTTCACAGTATGGAGGAGGGTCTGCGTGGCGTTGATGTGGTGATGACGCTACGCATTCAAAAGGAGCGCATGGAAGCCGGTAAGGTTCCCGAAGGCGCTGCGTTTTTTAATCAGTTTGGACTCACCCCCGCACGTTTAGCACTCGCCAAACCCGATGCGATTGTGATGCATCCCGGTCCCATGAATCGCGGTGTGGAAATTGATTCAGCGGTAGCCGATGGTGCTCAATCGGTCATCCTCAAACAAGTCACTTTTGGAATTGCTGTGCGGATGGCGGTGATGTCAATCGTGGCGGGCAACTAA